The stretch of DNA TGGGAATTCAGGCATCTGGGCCAGGCTTCTAGCCGAGAAGCTGTAAAAGGGGGCAGGGGTCTTCTGGGCTATGCCCAGCATTAGCCAACAGTCCAGATGCTAGCtgcagcctggccctgccctgccttccttcctctgtccaaCATTTTCTCAGCAGCCCTGGAGATGGAAAGGGAAGCTCCTCCCCCACAGAGGAGGAGCTCAGAGTTAGAAATCAACAAAAACATCCCAGAGGCATGGAAAGGGATCCTGCCCCTCGGGCTGGGCGGCCCTGGGCCAGGGACTTCATCTCCATGGCATCCATCCCTTGGACCTGTACCACCGAATACTCTGGAGAACACATGAGGGGCACGGCAATGGTGGGGTACCTGTGGTCAGTGGTGCCTCAACAGGGGCTAAAAGCCACATCTCTCTGTTCCAGTGTCAGCGGCCGGAGCAGCAGCTCAGCAAGTGGTGGATCAGGCCACAGAGGCGGGGCAGAAAGGTCtggtggggctggagggaggcGGGCAACCCCAGCACACCTCCCactgccccgccccaccccggCCCGGGGCCCAGGCACATCCTCTCCTATGCAGAGCCCTCTGTGCACAATGCCCCAAGCAGGTCCCTTGGGAGACCCAGGCCAGGCTAAACCTACGTGCACTGGTTCCCGGGGCCCTGCCTGACCTGCCCTCTCTCCTGCCCTTCCCCAGCCATGGACCAGCTGGCCAAGACCACCCAGGAAACCATCGACAAGACTGCTAGCCAGGCCTCTGACACCTTCTCTGGGATCGGGAAAAAATTCGGCCTCCTGAAATAACAGCAGGGAGACTTGGGTGACCCCCCTCCAGGCGCCATCCAGCAGAGCCTGGCCCAGACCTCCGGGCATCCGCCACCTCCTCGGTCTGCCCCCTCATTAAAATTCACGTTCCCATCCTGTGTTCACTTCATGACTCCTCGCAAGCTGGGCCCAGTCCTCCCATCCCAAGCGCAGAGCCACCATAGCTGAAGTCTTAGCTTCCCAAATTCGGAAATCCAAGCCAACTGTCTCAGGAATGTTTTCCATCCCGCCACTCGTCTCCCAACGCTCCCAGACCAGAGGCTCAGCCCCCATCTCTGTTACTGCCCCTCCCCCGCCAGACTCTGGAGCCAGCCCCCGCCCCTTATTCCCTGCCCCAGGATCCCGGCCCTTCCTGGGAGCCGGACTGGACTCGGTCCTCAGATCCTCGGAAGGCTCAGCTCTGGGCGGGGCAAGGAGCCCTGCAAGGGCGGGAGCCTCGGGAACTTCTCTCTGCCAACTGGGACTAGGGGCTGGGAACAGGGGAGACGACCCAGGGCCACGGCCCCTCGGGACTTCAGGCGGCCGGAGGTCGTGGGGGCGAAGCCGAGTCGGGAGCCGGGCTTCCGGCCATCGCTACCCCGGTCTGGGCCCGCGGGTTGCCCGCGCGCCCGTCCCACCCAGCGGTGAGTCATGGGGCGGGGCCCGCGGGACGCTTTGTTGAGTGGGGCGCTGCCGCCCGGCGGGGTCCCGCCCTGACACTCCCCGGGGAGGGGCTTCGGGGCACGGGGCCGTGCACGTGAGAACGAAGCACGGGGGGGCCGTGCACGTGCGCTCCTGCGCCAGCGTGCAGGAGACCCCCCTCCCTTCCACACCGCTTCCCTTCGGTACAAACCGGTAACCTCCGGCCCTGGACGGTTTTGTTGGGCGGGTCCCGGATGGACTGGGGTTCCCAACATCCCCCGGCACTTCACGCGCGCGGCTCCGGTACGGAGTATGCCCTGCCGGTAGGTGACTCAACGTGGCACTGGTTGAGCGCCGGATGAAGCCCGGCCCTGGGGTGGGGCGCAGGCTGCTGCGGCCCCTTCCTCCCAAAGCCCGTTACGCCCCAGCGGTCCCCTAGCGGTTCTTGTCCACCCGCTCCACGTCCTTACCCTGGCACTACCTCCACCCGCAATCGCCTCCTCTCCGGACTGCGCGCCCGTGGGCTTTGCGTTTCAGTTCAAAGGTACCGACTAGGCGGTGCTTTCCAGTTCTGGGGAGATTCAGCCAGCGGACTCGAGGCGCGCTCCCTGCCTTCTCTGGCCTCCCAGCAGGGGACGATGTCCTCAGTCTGGCTGCCAGCCCAGGTGCTGCAGTGCAGGTCTGCGTAGGAGATCGTTCCCTTCTCCAGTCTGAGATCTCCGGCGCGGAGCACCGGGTCTCTCACCCTCACCCCAGGGCTGCCACAGTTCCACGACCGGTTACTTGTTGCTGACTGTCCCCAAAAGGTTTCTTTGTAAAATGTGGGAAAGTCCTTGAAGAGAC from Papio anubis isolate 15944 chromosome 11, Panubis1.0, whole genome shotgun sequence encodes:
- the ADIRF gene encoding adipogenesis regulatory factor, translated to MASKGLQDLKQQVEGTAQEAVSAAGAAAQQVVDQATEAGQKAMDQLAKTTQETIDKTASQASDTFSGIGKKFGLLK